CCAGCAGCGGCGAGACCTTCCTCACCATCAATCCGGCCACCGGCCAGCCGTTGGGCGAAGTCGCCCTGGCGCACGCCGCCGACGTAGACGCCGCCGTCGCCGCCGCCCGCACCGCCTTCAACGACGGCCCCTGGCGCACCATGAGCGGCGCGGAGCGGGGCAACCTGTTGTGGAAAGTGGCCGACCTCATTGAGCAGCACGCCGACGAACTGGCGGAACTGGAGACACTGGACAACGGCAAACCCTTGCGCGTCTCCCGAAACGGGGACATTCCCTTCGCCGCGCGTCACTTCCGCTACTACGCGGGCTGGGCCAGCAAACTGGAAGGCAGCACCATTCCCGTCTCCATTCCCAACCAGTTTGTGTACACGTTGCGCGAGCCAATGGGCGTCGTTGGCCTGATTATCCCCTGGAATTTCCCGCTGCTGATGGCCGCCTGGAAGTTGGCTCCCGCGCTGGCTGCCGGCAATACCGTCATCCTGAAGCCCGCCGAACAAACCCCGCTCACCGCCCTGCGCCTGGCGGACATCTTCGTGGAAGCCGGATTCCCCCCCGGCGTCGTCAATGTCCTCACCGGACCGGGCTTGCCCACGGGCGCGGCCCTCACCGCGCACATGGGCGTGAACAAGGTAGCCTTCACGGGTTCGACGGAGGTGGGGCGAAAGATTATGGCGGCGGCTGCCGGCAGCAACCTGAAGCGCGTCAGCCTGGAATTGGGCGGCAAATCCCCCAACGTCATCTTCGCCGACGCCGACCTGAGCAAAGCGGTGCGCGGGGCTACCTGGGCCGTCTTCAGCACTGCCGGGCAAGAGTGCGTGGCCGGGTCGCGCCTGTTCGTGGAAGCACCCGTTTACGAGCAGGTGGTGGAAGGGCTGGCGGCGCAGGCCGCGCGCGTGCGCGTGGGCGACGGCTTCTCCAAAGCGCACATTGGCCCCATCATCTCCGCCGGGCAGCTAGAGCGCATCATGGGCTACATCAGCAGCGGACGC
The Ardenticatenales bacterium genome window above contains:
- a CDS encoding aldehyde dehydrogenase family protein — encoded protein: MTTITLPAVSLQPGTVAFLQRSPHKLFINNEWTAPSSGETFLTINPATGQPLGEVALAHAADVDAAVAAARTAFNDGPWRTMSGAERGNLLWKVADLIEQHADELAELETLDNGKPLRVSRNGDIPFAARHFRYYAGWASKLEGSTIPVSIPNQFVYTLREPMGVVGLIIPWNFPLLMAAWKLAPALAAGNTVILKPAEQTPLTALRLADIFVEAGFPPGVVNVLTGPGLPTGAALTAHMGVNKVAFTGSTEVGRKIMAAAAGSNLKRVSLELGGKSPNVIFADADLSKAVRGATWAVFSTAGQECVAGSRLFVEAPVYEQVVEGLAAQAARVRVGDGFSKAHIGPIISAGQLERIMGYISSGREQGAQIVTGGERLGGDLANGYFLPPTIFTHQDDSLALVQEEIFGPVVAVTPFASWEELVSRANQTRYGLAAGVWTQDVSKAHRYAQAVQAGTVWVNNYGLFDAAAPFGGYKESGFGREMGKDALELYTQTKTVWVNL